A window of Fragaria vesca subsp. vesca linkage group LG7, FraVesHawaii_1.0, whole genome shotgun sequence contains these coding sequences:
- the LOC101291959 gene encoding LOB domain-containing protein 31-like produces the protein MSSGSNNVANNGEVSQGGPCGACKFLRRKCLRGCIFAPYFDSDQGTAHFAAVHKVFGASNASKLLLRIPAHKRLDAVVTLCYEALARVRDPVYGCVAHIFTLQQQVVNLQAELAYVQARLATLQRLPLPPPPPQPQSHHSLPNVVASSSELLPISNIMMHLDPIETHQCAAGQEMTSLSSRLDEELIDDGDLQVLAREFVTRYLPGVRFRPPGPHQNF, from the exons ATGAGTAGTGGAAGCAATAATGTTGCAAACAATGGAGAAGTGTCCCAAGGCGGGCCTTGTGGTGCTTGCAAGTTCCTCAGGCGAAAGTGCTTGCGAGGCTGCATATTTGCGCCCTATTTCGACTCAGATCAAGGCACGGCTCACTTCGCGGCGGTGCACAAAGTTTTTGGTGCAAGCAACGCCTCCAAGCTACTCCTGCGCATTCCAGCTCACAAGAGGCTCGATGCTGTGGTCACTCTTTGCTATGAGGCTCTTGCTAGGGTTCGAGACCCGGTTTACGGCTGCGTTGCTCACATTTTCACCCTCCAGCAGCAG GTAGTGAATCTGCAGGCAGAGTTGGCCTATGTTCAGGCTCGTCTTGCGACTTTGCAGCGTCTGCCACTGCCGCCACCCCCGCCACAACCTCAGAGCCATCATTCCTTGCCCAATGTTGTGGCATCATCTTCAGAGTTGCTACCAATTTCCAACATAATGATGCATCTTGATCCCATTGAAACACACCAATGTGCAGCAGGTCAAGAAATGACAAGCCTTTCCAGTCGACTGGATGAAGAACTCATCGATGATGGAGATCTCCAAGTACTAGCACGAGAATTTGTCACCCGCTATTTGCCGGGAGTGAGGTTCCGGCCTCCAGGTCCTCACCAAAATTTCTAA